DNA from Variovorax sp. PBL-H6:
CCGTCAGCGCGGCACGCGCGCAATGGAATCCGGTCTGGGTGGTGGTCGACGGCAGTACCGACGGTACCGGCGAGCGGCTGCAGCAGATGGCGGCGGCCGACCCCGGCCTGCGCGTGTGGCTGCTGCCGCACAACCAGGGCAAGGGCGCGGCCGTCCTGCACGGGCTGCGGGCAGCGCAGGCGGCCGGCTACACGCATGCGCTCACCATGGATTCGGACGGCCAGCATCCGGCCGACCTGATCCCCGCCTTCATGCAGGCCTCGCAGGCGCGGCCCGAGACGATGGTGCTGGGGCGCCCGGTCTTCGACGCCTCGGCCCCGCTGCTGCGGGTGCGCGGGCGCAAGGTCTCCAACAGCTGGACCCAGCTCGAGACGCTGTTCGCCGGCATCGGCGATTCGCTCTACGGCTTCCGTGTGTACCCGGTGGCGGCACTGATCGCGACCATGGAACGCCAGCCGTGGATGCGCCGCTTCGACTTCGACACCGAGGCGGTGGTGCGCCTGGCCTGGCGCGGCGTCAAGCCGGTCAACATCGATGCGCCCGTCAAGTACCTGACCGCCGAAGAAGGCGGGGTCTCGCACTTCCGTTATTTGCGCGACAACGCCTTGCTGTCATGGATGCACACACGGCTGATGCTGGAGTTCGTGCTGCGCTTGCCAAGTCTGCTGCTGCGCCGGGTGCGGCGGGCACCGCCGTTCCAGCGCTGAGCCGCCTCGACACTGGCACTCCGCTAGAGGTACGGATCAATGTCGTACCTGTTCGTGCCGTACTCCTCGTCGTAGTAGGTCAGTTGCAGAAGGGAGGCCGGGCGGTCGGCGAAGGTCACGATCTGGCGCCTGTCGTCAGTGGAAAAGAAGCTGGATGACAGGTCCACTTTCGAATAGATTCCCGCGACCCGCTGCGACAGGTACTCGTGCGTTTCCGGGTCCAGT
Protein-coding regions in this window:
- a CDS encoding glycosyltransferase family 2 protein, which produces MPAVSRTHLVLIPSYNTGERLFSTVSAARAQWNPVWVVVDGSTDGTGERLQQMAAADPGLRVWLLPHNQGKGAAVLHGLRAAQAAGYTHALTMDSDGQHPADLIPAFMQASQARPETMVLGRPVFDASAPLLRVRGRKVSNSWTQLETLFAGIGDSLYGFRVYPVAALIATMERQPWMRRFDFDTEAVVRLAWRGVKPVNIDAPVKYLTAEEGGVSHFRYLRDNALLSWMHTRLMLEFVLRLPSLLLRRVRRAPPFQR